A window of the Vibrio pomeroyi genome harbors these coding sequences:
- the secB gene encoding protein-export chaperone SecB: MAEAAQQDAQQNFAIQRIFLKDVSFEAPNSPDMFQKEWNPDVKLDLDTQSRELGQGVYEVILRLTVTVKNADDTAFLCEVQQGGIFSASEMEAGQLAHCLGAFCPNILFPYARETISSLVVKGTFPQLNLAPVNFDALFMNYLQNQAQQAEGEQA, encoded by the coding sequence ATGGCTGAAGCAGCACAACAAGACGCACAACAAAACTTCGCAATCCAACGTATCTTCCTAAAAGACGTATCTTTCGAAGCGCCAAACTCTCCAGACATGTTTCAAAAAGAGTGGAACCCAGATGTAAAACTGGACCTAGATACTCAAAGCCGTGAACTAGGCCAAGGCGTATACGAAGTAATTCTACGTCTAACGGTGACTGTAAAAAATGCTGACGACACTGCATTCCTTTGCGAAGTTCAACAAGGTGGTATCTTCTCTGCAAGCGAAATGGAAGCTGGCCAGCTAGCACATTGCCTAGGCGCATTCTGCCCGAACATCCTGTTCCCATACGCTCGTGAAACGATTTCTAGCCTAGTGGTTAAAGGTACGTTCCCACAATTGAACCTTGCACCAGTAAACTTTGATGCTTTGTTCATGAACTACCTACAGAACCAAGCTCAGCAAGCTGAAGGCGAACAAGCTTAA
- a CDS encoding rhodanese-like domain-containing protein, with product MQELVPFVQENMILAIVWIGLVVAIIANVIKTSNAAYKEITAAQTTQLINRENGVVVDIRTKDEFKKGHITDALHILPSDIKSNNLGSLESHKADPIIVVCKTGQTAQESANLLVKAGFENVSVLKSGLVAWSEANLPLVKGKK from the coding sequence CATCGTATGGATCGGCTTGGTTGTTGCCATCATTGCGAACGTAATCAAAACATCAAATGCAGCCTATAAAGAGATCACGGCAGCTCAAACTACACAACTGATTAACCGTGAAAACGGTGTTGTGGTTGATATTCGTACTAAAGATGAGTTCAAAAAGGGCCATATTACTGACGCACTTCACATTTTACCGTCAGACATCAAATCAAATAACCTAGGTAGCCTTGAAAGCCATAAAGCAGACCCAATCATCGTAGTATGCAAGACTGGTCAAACAGCTCAAGAAAGCGCTAACTTGCTGGTTAAAGCAGGTTTCGAAAACGTAAGCGTGCTGAAAAGCGGCTTAGTGGCTTGGAGCGAAGCGAACCTGCCTTTAGTCAAAGGCAAGAAGTAA